A section of the Fusobacterium perfoetens genome encodes:
- a CDS encoding L-serine ammonia-lyase, whose product MDSLKELFKIGNGPSSSHTMGPERAARRFKGETPHAASYKVELYGSLALTGKGHLTDWIIEKTLEPVKTEIIWKPEVVHPFHTNGMKFFAYDKDGNEIKSWLVFSVGGGTIVEEGQDRYSASTVYPLKKMDDIMEWCKENKKELWEYVTQYEDDDIENFLLEIWKAMEEAVERGIAKDGVLPGSIGLKRRAQTFYRRSRSEGKVRQFRGKLFAYTLAVSEENAGGGRVVTAPTCGAAGVIPGTLYTLKEAFKLEDKEVVKALAVAGLIGNIVKENASISGAEAGCQAEVGTACAMAAGMAAFLMGGTIEQIEYAAEMALEHNLGLTCDPIGGYVQIPCIERNASAAAKALDTANYALYTDGQHSVSFDEVVITMGETGRDMKEEYRETSLGGLAKHFCANC is encoded by the coding sequence ATGGATTCGTTAAAAGAGTTATTTAAGATTGGTAATGGACCTTCAAGTTCTCATACAATGGGACCTGAAAGAGCAGCAAGAAGATTTAAAGGTGAAACACCTCATGCAGCATCTTATAAGGTTGAACTTTATGGTTCTCTTGCCCTTACTGGAAAAGGACATCTGACAGACTGGATAATTGAAAAAACATTGGAGCCTGTTAAAACAGAGATAATATGGAAGCCTGAAGTGGTTCATCCATTCCACACAAACGGAATGAAATTTTTTGCTTATGACAAAGATGGAAATGAAATTAAAAGTTGGCTAGTATTTTCTGTAGGAGGAGGAACAATTGTAGAAGAAGGTCAGGATAGATATTCTGCCTCAACAGTTTATCCATTGAAAAAAATGGATGATATAATGGAATGGTGTAAAGAGAATAAGAAAGAGTTGTGGGAATATGTAACTCAATATGAAGATGATGACATTGAGAACTTCCTTCTTGAAATATGGAAAGCTATGGAAGAAGCTGTAGAGAGAGGAATAGCAAAAGATGGAGTCCTTCCTGGAAGTATAGGACTTAAAAGAAGAGCTCAAACTTTCTATAGAAGATCAAGATCAGAAGGAAAAGTAAGACAGTTCAGAGGTAAACTTTTTGCCTATACACTTGCTGTGTCTGAAGAAAATGCAGGAGGAGGAAGAGTTGTTACAGCTCCAACATGTGGAGCAGCAGGAGTTATTCCAGGAACACTTTATACTTTAAAAGAAGCTTTCAAGTTAGAGGATAAAGAAGTAGTAAAAGCTCTTGCAGTAGCAGGACTTATAGGAAATATTGTAAAAGAAAATGCAAGTATATCTGGTGCAGAAGCTGGATGTCAAGCAGAAGTTGGAACAGCTTGTGCAATGGCAGCAGGAATGGCAGCATTTTTAATGGGAGGAACAATTGAGCAGATAGAATATGCAGCTGAAATGGCTCTTGAGCATAATCTTGGACTTACATGTGACCCTATTGGAGGATATGTGCAAATTCCTTGTATAGAAAGAAATGCGTCTGCAGCAGCAAAAGCACTTGATACTGCAAACTATGCACTTTATACTGACGGACAACACAGTGTATCTTTCGACGAAGTTGTAATAACAATGGGTGAAACTGGAAGAGACATGAAAGAAGAATATAGAGAAACATCTCTTGGTGGACTTGCAAAACATTTTTGTGCAAACTGCTAA
- the pheT gene encoding phenylalanine--tRNA ligase subunit beta, whose product MLISLEWLKEYVDIKEDVKELENALTMIGQEVEAITVQGKNLDNVVIGQIVEYGKHPNAEKLTLTKVDIGEEEPLQIVCGAPNHRLGDKVIVSKVGAVLPGDIKITKSKIRGIESYGMICSEVELGIGNNSDGVVILPEDAPVGEEYRKYAKLNDVIFELEITPNRPDCLSHIGIAREIAAYYGRKVKYPSFDVFETLEDVANNVRIEIEDKERCKRFAGRVMRNVTVKESPEWLKRKIRAMGLNPVNNIVDATNFVMFEYNQPIHTYDLSKIKDMTIVVRAAKKGEKLVTLMGDELELDGELVIADSEKPMSIAGVMGGLDSGITNETKDIFIEVAYFTPENIRKTGKKLGITSESGYRNERGTDIENVPEVLDRVTSIIYEIAEGNIVGKAKDVYPVKFTKIEIPLDIKKFRRFMGKDIDAQEVARILTNLGLEMKSIGQETAVVIPPSYRQDLTRSADLYEEIIRMYGFENIENKMPVENIKAGIKAEPIRLMDESKEILSKIGLQEVINYSFIDKSVRDILHIEDEVIMIKNPIAETMSMMRPSLIYSILTNIRENLNRNQDSIKIFETSKVFKKADELAQEDIHVAIGICGRDHKTLWNSKPEAYDFYMLKGYVEEYMELVGAKRYKLERTSNPNFHPGRAADIKIGKIVVGTFGEIHPDLAEKMDITKERAYVAEINLTLLKQYISKKFKYERIVKYPEVTRDLAVVLDDSVLVGDMIDMLKKSSDFIETIELFDIYKGEHIEAGKKSVAISLTLRNKVGTLNEEDINKVIDKVLNIIRTKFAGEIRQ is encoded by the coding sequence ATGTTAATTTCATTAGAATGGCTTAAGGAATATGTAGATATAAAAGAAGATGTAAAAGAGCTTGAAAATGCTTTGACTATGATTGGTCAGGAAGTTGAAGCTATAACAGTGCAAGGTAAAAATCTTGATAATGTAGTAATAGGGCAAATTGTTGAATATGGAAAACATCCAAATGCAGAAAAACTTACTTTAACAAAAGTTGATATTGGTGAAGAAGAGCCTCTTCAAATAGTGTGTGGAGCTCCAAATCACAGACTTGGTGATAAAGTAATTGTTTCAAAGGTAGGAGCAGTCCTTCCTGGAGATATAAAAATAACTAAAAGTAAAATCAGAGGAATTGAATCATATGGAATGATTTGCTCTGAAGTAGAACTTGGAATTGGAAATAATTCAGATGGAGTTGTTATTCTTCCAGAAGATGCACCTGTAGGTGAAGAATATAGAAAATATGCAAAACTTAATGATGTAATATTTGAACTTGAAATTACTCCTAATAGACCTGACTGTCTTTCTCATATAGGTATAGCAAGAGAAATAGCTGCTTATTATGGAAGAAAAGTAAAATATCCTTCATTTGATGTTTTTGAAACTCTTGAAGATGTTGCAAATAATGTAAGAATAGAAATAGAAGATAAAGAAAGATGCAAAAGATTTGCAGGAAGAGTAATGAGAAATGTTACAGTAAAAGAATCTCCAGAATGGCTTAAGAGAAAAATAAGAGCTATGGGATTAAATCCTGTAAATAATATTGTAGATGCTACAAACTTTGTAATGTTTGAATATAATCAGCCAATTCATACTTATGACTTAAGTAAGATAAAAGATATGACAATTGTAGTAAGAGCAGCTAAGAAAGGTGAAAAGCTTGTTACTCTTATGGGAGATGAACTTGAGCTTGATGGAGAATTAGTAATAGCAGACTCAGAAAAACCTATGTCAATAGCAGGGGTTATGGGAGGTCTTGACAGTGGAATTACTAATGAAACTAAAGATATATTCATAGAAGTTGCATACTTTACACCTGAAAATATAAGAAAAACAGGAAAGAAATTAGGAATAACAAGTGAATCTGGATACAGAAATGAAAGAGGAACAGATATAGAAAATGTTCCTGAAGTTTTAGATAGAGTTACAAGCATAATTTATGAAATAGCAGAAGGAAATATAGTAGGAAAAGCAAAAGATGTTTATCCTGTTAAATTTACAAAAATTGAAATTCCTTTAGATATTAAAAAATTCAGAAGATTTATGGGTAAAGATATAGATGCTCAGGAAGTAGCAAGAATTCTTACTAACTTAGGTCTTGAAATGAAATCTATAGGTCAGGAAACAGCAGTTGTAATTCCTCCTAGCTATAGACAAGATTTAACAAGAAGTGCAGATCTTTATGAAGAAATTATAAGAATGTATGGATTTGAAAACATAGAAAATAAAATGCCTGTTGAAAATATAAAAGCAGGAATAAAAGCTGAACCTATAAGACTTATGGATGAATCAAAAGAAATACTTTCAAAAATAGGATTACAGGAAGTTATAAATTATAGTTTTATAGATAAATCTGTAAGAGATATTCTTCATATAGAAGATGAAGTAATAATGATAAAAAATCCTATAGCAGAAACAATGAGCATGATGAGACCTTCTCTTATTTATAGTATTTTAACTAATATTAGAGAAAATCTTAACAGAAATCAAGATTCTATAAAAATATTTGAAACATCAAAAGTGTTCAAAAAAGCTGATGAACTTGCTCAGGAAGATATTCATGTAGCTATTGGTATTTGCGGAAGAGATCACAAAACATTATGGAATTCTAAACCTGAAGCATATGACTTCTATATGCTTAAAGGATATGTAGAAGAATATATGGAACTTGTAGGAGCAAAAAGATATAAGCTTGAAAGAACAAGTAATCCTAATTTCCATCCAGGAAGAGCTGCTGATATAAAAATTGGTAAGATAGTAGTTGGAACATTTGGAGAAATTCATCCAGACTTAGCAGAAAAAATGGATATTACAAAAGAAAGAGCTTATGTAGCTGAAATAAACTTAACATTACTTAAACAGTATATCAGCAAAAAATTTAAATATGAGAGAATTGTAAAATATCCTGAAGTAACAAGAGACCTTGCAGTTGTTTTAGATGACAGTGTTCTTGTAGGGGATATGATAGATATGCTTAAGAAAAGTTCTGACTTTATAGAAACAATAGAACTTTTTGATATTTATAAAGGAGAGCATATAGAAGCTGGTAAAAAATCAGTCGCAATCAGTCTGACTTTAAGAAATAAAGTAGGAACTTTAAACGAAGAAGATATTAATAAAGTTATTGATAAGGTACTTAATATAATAAGAACAAAATTTGCAGGAGAAATCAGACAGTAG
- the pth gene encoding aminoacyl-tRNA hydrolase — protein sequence MKLIVGLGNPGKEYENTRHNLGFMVIDKLAEELKIYDFKEKFKGLMGEGNYRGEKILLLKPQTFMNLSGDSIIQVLNFYKIDPETEMIVIYDDMSLPVGKLRIREKGSAGGHNGIKSIISHVGEKFLRIKFGIGASGGKDKTVGFVLGRFSKEDEEDVKEGIKNSSKMVLALLEGEKIEKIMQLYNKKC from the coding sequence ATGAAATTAATAGTAGGACTGGGAAATCCGGGCAAAGAGTATGAAAACACAAGACATAATCTGGGGTTTATGGTTATAGATAAGCTGGCAGAAGAATTAAAAATATATGATTTTAAAGAAAAGTTTAAAGGATTAATGGGGGAAGGAAATTACAGAGGAGAAAAAATTCTTCTTTTAAAGCCTCAAACTTTTATGAATTTAAGTGGAGATTCAATAATTCAGGTTTTAAATTTTTATAAAATTGATCCTGAAACAGAGATGATAGTTATTTATGATGATATGTCTCTTCCTGTAGGGAAACTTAGAATAAGAGAAAAGGGAAGTGCAGGAGGACATAATGGAATAAAATCTATAATATCTCATGTTGGAGAAAAATTTTTAAGAATAAAATTTGGAATAGGAGCCAGTGGAGGTAAGGATAAAACTGTTGGATTTGTTCTTGGCCGTTTTTCTAAAGAAGATGAAGAAGATGTAAAAGAAGGAATAAAAAATTCTTCAAAAATGGTTTTAGCTCTTTTAGAAGGAGAAAAAATCGAAAAAATAATGCAACTTTATAATAAAAAATGCTAA